The Henckelia pumila isolate YLH828 chromosome 2, ASM3356847v2, whole genome shotgun sequence genome includes a window with the following:
- the LOC140879542 gene encoding probable serine/threonine-protein kinase PBL7 isoform X1: MGCFPCSGKSSSKKKITQNNNLNNDYRRRDDRAQVSQDTVGVVNGEPRVINQAAIGNTTTEAEPSNEARNFAYVDLVVATQDFKEEFFLGEGGFGRVYKGVLQDTGETVAIKQLDHNGCQGTREFLVEVMTLGQTDHPNLVRLIGYCAEGDQKLLVYEYMPLGSLEEHLQDLGRPLDWNTRMKIAAGAAKGLEYLHDKMNPPIIYRDLKSSNILLGNGYHPKLSDFGLAKVGPSGDQTHVSTRVMGTYGYCAPEYAMTGQLTFRSDIYSFGVVLLEIISGRRAIDNRRNGVEQNLVSWAKPLFKDRRKFSLIVDPALEGQYPVRGLYQAIAITAMCVQEQPSIRPLVTDIVTALSFLASQEYDPSADPIQCLGKTSSASHRPRRRGTD; encoded by the exons ATGGGGTGTTTTCCTTGCTCTGGAAAATCATCATCAAAAAAGAAGATAACCCAGAATAACAACCTCAACAATGATTATCGTCGAAGAGATGATCGTGCACAGGTGTCACAAG ATACAGTGGGAGTTGTGAATGGGGAGCCCAGAGTTATAAATCAAGCTGCCATCGGAAACACGACAACTGAGGCTGAACCCAGTAATGAGGCACGGAATTTTGCCTATGTTGACTTAGTTGTGGCAACACAGGATTTCAAGGAAGAGTTTTTTCTTGGTGAGGGGGGCTTCGGAAGAGTTTATAAAGGTGTTTTGCAGGATACAGGGGAG ACTGTGGCTATCAAGCAACTTGATCATAATGGATGCCAAGGGACTCGGGAATTCTTGGTAGAAGTCATGACATTAGGCCAGACCGACCATCCGAATCTTGTGAGATTAATCGGTTATTGTGCAGAGGGAGATCAGAAGCTGTTAGTCTACGAGTACATGCCTCTGGGTTCTTTGGAGGAACATTTACAAG ATCTTGGAAGACCGTTGGATTGGAACACTCGAATGAAGATAGCAGCTGGTGCAGCAAAAGGGTTGGAGTATTTGCATGACAAGATGAATCCGCCTATTATATACCGCGATTTGAAGAGTTCGAACATTTTACTTGGGAACGGATATCATCCAAAACTCTCTGATTTCGGTTTGGCAAAAGTTGGTCCTTCGGGTGATCAGACCCATGTTTCAACCAGGGTGATGGGCACATATGGATATTGTGCGCCCGAGTACGCAATGACCGGACAGCTTACTTTCAGGTCCGATATCTACAGCTTCGGTGTCGTTCTTCTGGAGATCATCTCAGGCAGAAGGGCTATTGACAATCGAAGAAACGGTGTGGAACAAAATCTCGTCTCATGg GCCAAACCGTTGTTCAAAGACCGTAGAAAGTTTAGTCTAATCGTCGATCCGGCACTGGAAGGTCAATATCCTGTTAGAGGCTTGTACCAGGCTATTGCAATAACCGCGATGTGCGTTCAAGAACAGCCTAGCATACGTCCTCTTGTGACGGATATCGTTACAGCATTGAGTTTCCTTGCTTCTCAGGAATATGATCCCAGTGCCGATCCGATCCAATGTTTGGGAAAGACCAGCTCTGCTTCACATAGACCTAGAAGAAGAGGCACCGACTAG
- the LOC140879542 gene encoding probable serine/threonine-protein kinase PBL7 isoform X2, whose amino-acid sequence MISWIINRRLHFILTVKQHDTVGVVNGEPRVINQAAIGNTTTEAEPSNEARNFAYVDLVVATQDFKEEFFLGEGGFGRVYKGVLQDTGETVAIKQLDHNGCQGTREFLVEVMTLGQTDHPNLVRLIGYCAEGDQKLLVYEYMPLGSLEEHLQDLGRPLDWNTRMKIAAGAAKGLEYLHDKMNPPIIYRDLKSSNILLGNGYHPKLSDFGLAKVGPSGDQTHVSTRVMGTYGYCAPEYAMTGQLTFRSDIYSFGVVLLEIISGRRAIDNRRNGVEQNLVSWAKPLFKDRRKFSLIVDPALEGQYPVRGLYQAIAITAMCVQEQPSIRPLVTDIVTALSFLASQEYDPSADPIQCLGKTSSASHRPRRRGTD is encoded by the exons ATGATTTCTTGGATAATCAATCGAAGACTTCATTTTATTCTCACTGTGAAACAACATG ATACAGTGGGAGTTGTGAATGGGGAGCCCAGAGTTATAAATCAAGCTGCCATCGGAAACACGACAACTGAGGCTGAACCCAGTAATGAGGCACGGAATTTTGCCTATGTTGACTTAGTTGTGGCAACACAGGATTTCAAGGAAGAGTTTTTTCTTGGTGAGGGGGGCTTCGGAAGAGTTTATAAAGGTGTTTTGCAGGATACAGGGGAG ACTGTGGCTATCAAGCAACTTGATCATAATGGATGCCAAGGGACTCGGGAATTCTTGGTAGAAGTCATGACATTAGGCCAGACCGACCATCCGAATCTTGTGAGATTAATCGGTTATTGTGCAGAGGGAGATCAGAAGCTGTTAGTCTACGAGTACATGCCTCTGGGTTCTTTGGAGGAACATTTACAAG ATCTTGGAAGACCGTTGGATTGGAACACTCGAATGAAGATAGCAGCTGGTGCAGCAAAAGGGTTGGAGTATTTGCATGACAAGATGAATCCGCCTATTATATACCGCGATTTGAAGAGTTCGAACATTTTACTTGGGAACGGATATCATCCAAAACTCTCTGATTTCGGTTTGGCAAAAGTTGGTCCTTCGGGTGATCAGACCCATGTTTCAACCAGGGTGATGGGCACATATGGATATTGTGCGCCCGAGTACGCAATGACCGGACAGCTTACTTTCAGGTCCGATATCTACAGCTTCGGTGTCGTTCTTCTGGAGATCATCTCAGGCAGAAGGGCTATTGACAATCGAAGAAACGGTGTGGAACAAAATCTCGTCTCATGg GCCAAACCGTTGTTCAAAGACCGTAGAAAGTTTAGTCTAATCGTCGATCCGGCACTGGAAGGTCAATATCCTGTTAGAGGCTTGTACCAGGCTATTGCAATAACCGCGATGTGCGTTCAAGAACAGCCTAGCATACGTCCTCTTGTGACGGATATCGTTACAGCATTGAGTTTCCTTGCTTCTCAGGAATATGATCCCAGTGCCGATCCGATCCAATGTTTGGGAAAGACCAGCTCTGCTTCACATAGACCTAGAAGAAGAGGCACCGACTAG
- the LOC140879644 gene encoding mitogen-activated protein kinase homolog NTF6 isoform X1 yields MEKENECSNPSIQEGVPIYGGKFIQYNVLGNLFEVPVKYIPPITPVGRGAYGLVCCATNAETKEEVAIKRIANAFDNRIDAKRTLREIKLLTHMDHENIIKIKDIIRPPDKQEFNDVYIAYELMDTDLHQIICSSQELTEDHCQYFLYQLLRGLKYIHSADVLHRDLKPSNLLLDANCDLKICDFGLARTTSETDFMTEYVVTRWYRAPELLLNCSEYTAAIDMWSVGCILMEIIKREPIFPGKDYIQQLGLINEQLLGSPEDSDLGFLRSDNARKYVKQLPNVPKQPLSKKFPDISPVAINLVEKLLVFDPAKRITVEEALNHPFLSSLHEINEEPTCPSPFVFDFEQSSLSEDEIKDLIWNESLNFNPE; encoded by the exons ATGGAAAAGGAAAACGAATGCAGCAATCCTTCAATCCAAGAAGGAGTTCCCATCTATGGCGGAAAATTCATCCAGTACAATGTTCTCGGTAACCTTTTTGAAGTACCTGTCAAATATATTCCCCCAATTACTCCCGTCGGTCGCGGCGCCTACGGTCTCGTTTG CTGTGCTACGAATGCCGAGACTAAGGAAGAAGTGGCGATTAAGAGAATTGCGAATGCGTTCGATAACCGGATCGATGCGAAAAGGACTTTACGGGAAATTAAGCTTCTTACTCATATGGATCACGAGAAT ATTATTAAGATCAAGGATATTATTAGGCCACCTGACAAACAGGAGTTCAATGATGTGTACATTGCGTATGAATTGATGGATACAGATTTACACCAGATTATATGCTCATCCCAGGAACTTACCGAGGACCACTGTCAA TATTTTCTGTATCAGCTGTTGAGGGGACTTAAGTATATACATTCTGCTGATGTTTTGCACCGAGATCTGAAGCCCAGCAATTTACTTCTTGATGCAAATTGTGACCTCAAGATTTGTGACTTTGGGCTCGCAAGAACCACCTCAGAGACAGATTTCATGACAGAGTATGTTGTGACCCGATGGTATCGTGCTCCTGAATTATTACTCAACTGCTCAGAGTATACTGCAGCAATTGATATGTGGTCGGTTGGCTGTATATTAATGGAGATAATCAAAAGAGAGCCCATTTTCCCGGGTAAAGACTATATTCAGCAATTGGGCCTAATAAATGAG CAGCTACTTGGATCTCCGGAAGATTCTGACCTCGGATTCCTGAGGAGTGACAATGCTCGGAAGTATGTCAAGCAGCTTCCCAATGTCCCCAAGCAACCTTTGTCCAAAAAGTTCCCGGACATTTCCCCAGTTGCAATAAATCTCGTGGAGAAACTGCTTGTTTTTGATCCAGCTAAACGCATCACTG TTGAGGAGGCACTGAACCACCCATTTTTATCAAGTCTCCATGAGATCAACGAGGAACCTACTTGCCCTTCTCCTtttgtgtttgatttcgagcAATCATCTTTGAGTGAAGATGAAATAAAGGATCTAATATGGAACGAGTCTCTGAACTTCAACCCCGAATAA
- the LOC140879644 gene encoding mitogen-activated protein kinase homolog NTF6 isoform X2 encodes MEKENECSNPSIQEGVPIYGGKFIQYNVLGNLFEVPVKYIPPITPVGRGAYGLVCCATNAETKEEVAIKRIANAFDNRIDAKRTLREIKLLTHMDHENIIKIKDIIRPPDKQEFNDVYIAYELMDTDLHQIICSSQELTEDHCQYFLYQLLRGLKYIHSADVLHRDLKPSNLLLDANCDLKICDFGLARTTSETDFMTEYVVTRWYRAPELLLNCSEYTAAIDMWSVGCILMEIIKREPIFPGKDYIQQLGLINELLGSPEDSDLGFLRSDNARKYVKQLPNVPKQPLSKKFPDISPVAINLVEKLLVFDPAKRITVEEALNHPFLSSLHEINEEPTCPSPFVFDFEQSSLSEDEIKDLIWNESLNFNPE; translated from the exons ATGGAAAAGGAAAACGAATGCAGCAATCCTTCAATCCAAGAAGGAGTTCCCATCTATGGCGGAAAATTCATCCAGTACAATGTTCTCGGTAACCTTTTTGAAGTACCTGTCAAATATATTCCCCCAATTACTCCCGTCGGTCGCGGCGCCTACGGTCTCGTTTG CTGTGCTACGAATGCCGAGACTAAGGAAGAAGTGGCGATTAAGAGAATTGCGAATGCGTTCGATAACCGGATCGATGCGAAAAGGACTTTACGGGAAATTAAGCTTCTTACTCATATGGATCACGAGAAT ATTATTAAGATCAAGGATATTATTAGGCCACCTGACAAACAGGAGTTCAATGATGTGTACATTGCGTATGAATTGATGGATACAGATTTACACCAGATTATATGCTCATCCCAGGAACTTACCGAGGACCACTGTCAA TATTTTCTGTATCAGCTGTTGAGGGGACTTAAGTATATACATTCTGCTGATGTTTTGCACCGAGATCTGAAGCCCAGCAATTTACTTCTTGATGCAAATTGTGACCTCAAGATTTGTGACTTTGGGCTCGCAAGAACCACCTCAGAGACAGATTTCATGACAGAGTATGTTGTGACCCGATGGTATCGTGCTCCTGAATTATTACTCAACTGCTCAGAGTATACTGCAGCAATTGATATGTGGTCGGTTGGCTGTATATTAATGGAGATAATCAAAAGAGAGCCCATTTTCCCGGGTAAAGACTATATTCAGCAATTGGGCCTAATAAATGAG CTACTTGGATCTCCGGAAGATTCTGACCTCGGATTCCTGAGGAGTGACAATGCTCGGAAGTATGTCAAGCAGCTTCCCAATGTCCCCAAGCAACCTTTGTCCAAAAAGTTCCCGGACATTTCCCCAGTTGCAATAAATCTCGTGGAGAAACTGCTTGTTTTTGATCCAGCTAAACGCATCACTG TTGAGGAGGCACTGAACCACCCATTTTTATCAAGTCTCCATGAGATCAACGAGGAACCTACTTGCCCTTCTCCTtttgtgtttgatttcgagcAATCATCTTTGAGTGAAGATGAAATAAAGGATCTAATATGGAACGAGTCTCTGAACTTCAACCCCGAATAA